Part of the Fusobacterium sp. DD2 genome, ACAAGGTCATCACCTTTTCCTGATTCCAGTACTTCAGTAACACCTTTTACATCTTTCGAAATCATAGCTATACAAGTTCTTGTTTCATACTGAGTTTCTAAAAAATCATTATGTATTCCATTATCATTTAATTTTTTTAGAAATAGTTTACCAGTAAATCCACCAACAATACCAGTAGCTAAAACGTTACCACCAAGAAAATTGATAATTCTGCTGACATTTATTCCTTTTCCACCTGCACTTTTTTCAATGGAATGAGGTCTATTTACATTTCCAAGATTTAAAGTATCAAGATTATATCTCACATCAATTGCAGGATTTAAAGTAATAGTTAATATTTTGCTCATAACTATGCCTTACCGTTACTTCCACACATAAGGATTTTATCCATAGCTACTTTTTTCATTACTTCTTTAGCAGGTGTGAAGTATTTTCTTGGGTCACTTTCGTTAGGGTTAGCATTTAAAACTTCTCTTACTTTAGCAGCAAAAGGCATTTTTAATTCAGTAGCGATATTTACTTTAGTAATTCCTAGTTCAATAGCTCTTTTTACTTGGGCAGCAGGAATTCCAGATGCACCGTGTAGTACTAATGGAATATCTACAACTGCTCTTATTTCTGCAAGTCTATCAAAGTCTAATTTTGGTTCTTCTTTATATACTCCGTGAGCAGTACCAATTGCAACTGCCAGAGAGTCAATTCCTGTTCTTTCTACATATTCTTTAGCTTGAGCAGGGTTAGTATATTTACTATCTTTGTCATCTCTTATAAGGTCATCTTCTTGACCTCCTAATACTCCTAATTCTCCTTCAACTGTAACGTCAAATTTGTGAGCATAGTCAAC contains:
- a CDS encoding tagatose bisphosphate family class II aldolase, with protein sequence MLVSTRQLLLDAQKGKYAVPAFNVHNMETIQTVVEAAVELRSPVIVAATPGTMKYAGPEFFIKLVELCSEKYDIPIAMHLDHHEEYDEIVNGIKLGTKSAMIDASHFDFEENVRRVKAVVDYAHKFDVTVEGELGVLGGQEDDLIRDDKDSKYTNPAQAKEYVERTGIDSLAVAIGTAHGVYKEEPKLDFDRLAEIRAVVDIPLVLHGASGIPAAQVKRAIELGITKVNIATELKMPFAAKVREVLNANPNESDPRKYFTPAKEVMKKVAMDKILMCGSNGKA